In a genomic window of Shouchella clausii:
- a CDS encoding chemotaxis protein CheD, which yields MTKGETISIGEWKIVKGEGVLRTCGLGSCIGIVLYDQERVIAGMVHVMLPDSTKARKGANPWRYADTAIASLQAELKKQGARKLCAKMAGGAQMFKHAVKREFMQIGERNAAAARETLARLGITLVAEDTGGTKGRTIQYDVKTGELAVRTVHHGQMIL from the coding sequence ATGACTAAGGGCGAAACCATCTCAATCGGAGAGTGGAAAATTGTCAAAGGCGAGGGTGTCTTACGGACGTGCGGCTTAGGCTCTTGTATCGGCATTGTCTTGTATGATCAGGAACGAGTCATCGCCGGCATGGTCCATGTGATGCTCCCTGATTCGACGAAGGCGCGAAAAGGGGCAAATCCATGGCGCTATGCGGATACAGCCATCGCCTCCTTGCAGGCAGAGTTAAAAAAGCAGGGCGCTAGGAAACTTTGCGCAAAAATGGCGGGGGGTGCACAAATGTTTAAACACGCAGTGAAACGTGAATTTATGCAAATCGGCGAGCGCAACGCGGCGGCTGCCAGAGAGACACTCGCGCGCTTAGGCATCACACTTGTTGCAGAAGACACAGGTGGAACGAAGGGGCGGACGATCCAATACGACGTCAAAACAGGCGAATTGGCCGTCCGTACGGTCCATCACGGGCAAATGATACTTTGA